Proteins from one Mercurialis annua linkage group LG7, ddMerAnnu1.2, whole genome shotgun sequence genomic window:
- the LOC126657692 gene encoding GDSL esterase/lipase At2g04570-like gives MAANYSFWLLLITQFLVLAITTQAKIPAMIVFGDSTVDAGNNDYIPTVARSNFEPYGRDFQGGRPTGRFSNGRITTDFISEMMGLKPTIPAYLDPSYNISDFSVGVTFASAATGYDNATSDVLSVIPFGQQLEYYKTYQKRLKEYLGEANGSETISEALHLISVGTNDFLENYYAIPGGRSEKYSITQYQDFLAGIAEHFVRNLYALGARKISLGGVPPMGCMPLERNFLGGNGCVERLNNVASEFNGKLHGLVVKLNKELAGIKLVFSNPYNILLHIIKNPASYGFEVTGVACCATGMFEMGYACARSNPFTCTNADKFVFWDSFHPTQKTNQIIANYVVSRVLSTLN, from the exons atggctGCAAATTATAGTTTTTGGTTATTATTAATTACTCAATTTCTGGTACTAGCAATTACAACTCAAGCCAAAATTCCAGCTATGATCGTTTTTGGAGACTCCACTGTTGATGCCGGAAATAATGACTATATTCCGACGGTGGCTCGGAGCAATTTCGAGCCGTATGGGCGGGATTTTCAGGGCGGCCGGCCAACCGGAAGGTTTTCGAATGGTAGGATTACTACTGATTTCATATCGGAAATGATGGGGTTGAAGCCAACTATTCCGGCTTACTTGGATCCTTCTTATAACATTTCAGATTTTAGTGTTGGTGTCACATTTGCTTCTGCTGCTACTGGCTATGATAATGCCACTTCTGATGTCCTt TCAGTGATACCATTTGGGCAACAATTGGAGtattacaaaacatatcaaaaGAGACTAAAAGAGTATTTAGGAGAAGCAAATGGTAGTGAAACTATATCGGAGGCATTGCACCTAATAAGCGTCGGAACAAACGATTTCCTAGAAAATTACTATGCAATTCCTGGCGGCCGGTCTGAAAAATATAGCATTACACAATATCAAGATTTTCTAGCCGGAATTGCTGAGCATTTTGTGCGAAATCTGTACGCTTTAGGTGCTCGGAAAATATCGCTTGGCGGGGTGCCTCCGATGGGTTGTATGCCGTTAGAGAGAAATTTTTTGGGCGGAAATGGATGTGTAGAAAGATTGAACAATGTTGCTTCGGAGTTCAATGGAAAATTACATGGTTTGGTGGTGAAGCTCAATAAGGAACTTGCTGGGATCAAATTGGTGTTTTCAAATCCCTACAATATTCTCTTGCATATCATCAAAAATCCCGCGTCATACG GATTTGAAGTGACAGGAGTGGCATGTTGTGCAACAGGAATGTTTGAGATGGGGTATGCTTGTGCTAGAAGTAACCCATTTACATGCACCAATGCTGATAAGTTTGTGTTTTGGGATTCATTTCATCCTACTCAGAAAACTAATCAGATTATTGCTAATTATGTTGTCTCTCGTGTGCTTTCTACgcttaattaa